The DNA window TCAAATGCTAGTTTGTTTCATATGATATAAGTCAATTACTCTAGTGCTTAACTGTCAACTAACATCTCATATGTATTCAACTGTTTTATATGGATATCAGTTTCTGAATTGTGAATGCTTCTTCCTTGTTGTAGATGTTTTCTGTATCTGTACTTCAGCTTGATCCCAGGAACCTGTTAAACCACCCATAAAATATTGTTAAGAGCTGGTAATGTCCAAGGGAACTATTCTCCTAGAACAACATGCCTGATTTCTCATATAAGTAAACAGAGGGAGAGTTGTTGATATTAACGGTGAATTTCTGTGTGCCTCTTTCTTGCATATGTCAGTGCGGTGGAACATGATCTTCTTTCTACTGCTTGTATTGTGTGTGTTTTTTTATAGGCGGTATCACTTGTTTCTTTGAAATAGCCATTGTCTTAAGGGGTGACCAAGCATGATTGTTCATCACTAAATGGGGAGAGCCTTTTCTTTTTGTATATGTGCAATGAGTTGTCCCTATTAATGCTAAAAACACTACTTAAGTTGCATTGCTTGATTGTGGCCTACAGAACATTAGGAAAGTATGCTCCTCTCCTAAAAGGCATATGTTCCAAACCAAGGAAATTAAGCTCTCTGTTTACTATGCTATGGGAAGCAAATTATTTCTGTTAGATTTAGAGTATTCCTCTTCTAAATTTCATTACATCAACCTTTGTAGACTTCGCTTGTTGTTGTATTAGATGTTATTAATGACTATTTTTTTGATCATTATTAATGACCAATGGCCCAACTATTATCATGGTTTCTGCTAGAAAGAGGGCCCTTTCAGATTTTGTGTGACTTAGTGTCTAACATCTACAGTTGTATTATTCTAGAATGGAAAGTTTCTGTCCTACCTTCTGCCACCAACACCGCTCTCCTTCTGGCAGTTGAAGTATAATGCAGCAACTGGTGCTCCGAGATTGTAGATTGCTGAGAAGTCTCTGATGTTGAAATTTTGCCGCCATCCTGGTGCATAAACTGTCTGTCGTGCTTGCTGTTTGAATAGCACAAAAACAATTCGATGAATTCCAGCAGGTGGCCTTGGGCTTTCGTAGGGAACTATTtcattgcctgaaaaagtttgtaTTCCTTATTAGAAAGCTTACTGTGATTTCCATTTCTAAGGTGAAGGCTACCTATACCATTCTACAGTACTGTCTTTTCTAATTGTTCCCACACCCTCCCCCATCCACACACGCACAAATAGCCTGTGGCGATGGAGTTATTGTTACCTATGGCATAGACCCTTGTACCATCCAAAGCTGCACATATATTATCGAGAGGTGGAATGTTCCCATTATTAACCATACACGAAAAGGGAAATAAAGGGATAAGGTATCATCAACTATGAATCATCAAGTCGCAAAATGTATTCGGTCTATTATGATTATGATATGCTAATTTGTAATTTGTTCAAAGTTTACTTAAAACTTTCTTGCAGTCTTGAATGATTAACAAAGAAGTTTGTCTATCTGGTGGCCTGAGAAGAACAGAACTTGGTGAGCCTATCAAAAGACTGGGCTGCAAGATTGTGCATGCGTTACTAAAGATATGTTTATGACTCCAGTAAGGTGGCCTGACTTAGAAGAAGTCCCTGATGCAATTCTCAAAAAAGTCACAGCACTAGTGTTTTGCAATAACTAATAACTATTAGTATGTTTTTATCCCAATGCTAGTATATAATACTTGTGGGATTAGCTGGCAGCTTCTTGAAGGGGACCCTGAACCAGAAAGCAATTTGGCAACCTTATGGTCTCGTATTTAATCTAAACATTAAGTTCTTTCCAGAATTTTATTTTTGTCTGGAAATGAAAGTTCTAATGTTTAAAGTTCTGTAGGATGTCTCACAGATTTAATATACAGCTGTATCCCATATTTCTGTGGGCCCACACAGAAGATGCCATTGGTCGAGCATTGTATATTGTCAAGCAGTGAAGCAGGTAATGATATCGATGTCCATCTACTTGATTTCCTGTAGAAGTCTTGCCATACCGACTTAAGTGATCTAGTGGGGCCCACAGTAAATAACATGATCTCAGATACTCAACTTGAGGCACTGTTGGGCAGATAACAACCGTCCAACTGCTTAACCTGCATCAAAATAGGTGAAGTCACACATTAGAGTGGGGCTCATCCCCTCTCTCTAAGGTGCTTTACATTTGATTCGTAGCTATGCATTATTAAAATGATTCTATATAGTTTAATCTTGAATAAGATTACCCAATCCTATTCTTCTCAATCGCTGAATGGTGCTAAATTTAAAAGGTAAGAGTGTTATAAAAATTTAATCAAAAGAAGTGAGTGGCAGCCGTTATGGCAACTAAGGAGATTGAACCAAATCAGCACGCTGATGAAAAGATAATGCCACTTTGTTTTATTTTACCCACTATAAATTCACCTAGCATGCACATGGCAGTATGGCACAGATATTACTTGATGCCAATTTCAGATTCTGGTATGTAACATGACACCACTTGCAACTGGCAGGGGACTATTTAGACAACTATTGAGTTGATGTTAGTTCAGTACAAAATTCTTGAATTTACTATAAGTCCACGCACACATCTTTCTTCAAAATGTGGACATTGGTACTACTAAGCATGGATGTCAGGTACAAGAACACAAGCACGAAACATGAGATACATGTATAAAGGTTCTATTGTAAATGCTGTACATATCATCTTTGAAATGTAATTTATGTAACCATTTGCTCACTAAAATAGTTACTTCGTCAAAGCCTTTATCTCTTTGCTAAGTTCATACAATTATTTGGTCAAACTCAAACGTGTTACATTGCATTAATTATTCTTCCATAGTTATTTCCTTTTCTATCATCAAATGTTTTGCCATTTGACATAGATTTAACTGAACATGATTTTGTTACATTGCCAAGAGCAAGGTGCTGGTGAAACGTTTACATTAAGTTGAAGTACACAGGTTATGTATACTTGATTGTGACACAAAGTGGATCTTGAGTTGTTTGCCTTTTTTGTTACTGTAAAAATAATGTGTAAGACCTAGTCCTCAAAAAGAAAAGTTTGAAGAGCTGTGTCTTAAATGCTAATTCAGTAAGAAGAGGCTAGATAATGTGTTACCCACCAAAACGGATGTCTCTCGCCTCTGGTATATCTGTCACCAACCTGTAGAAAAGAGACAATAAGAAAAGATACAATAGCCCCACCTTTAGATCTTTAATCCACATTACAATCACTAATGCTCAATGCAGATAATTAAGTAATTAACTTTTTAAAACTAAATTAAGCACGTAACTATGAAAACCTTACATGGATCGCGAGATTAATGTTCATGTAAGAGGTTAGCTTGAGCGTTTGTATCGAGAACAGGTGAGGTGCACATTCACAGATCACACTAATGAACGTAATCTATTCTATTGAGTTTTTCATTTATATTCTGATGGTTGATTCTTAGTAGCAAGTAGCAATCTAGAATTTGATCAATTAACCAAACAAAAAACTTCATTTCTGCAAATGGCTATCTTCTATTATGTTACATTGGACCATCATATTAGAAGTTTATAAATTGATTCCTTCTGCCAGTTTGGTTAACTTCTAGATACTCGTAGGCACAAATCTCATAGTTTATAACTTTTCTAGATAATCCTAACCACAATTCTCAAGCTTATAATATCCTTGTAAATTAAACATCTATAATTGTCAGTTGAGCAAGCTAGTATTGTTCTAGCAATATATGTCAGTGCTACAGTAATACCACTTGGTTCTTTTGATGAATTATTTGAACTCTAGTCTAAGCAATGTAAGTCTTTTTTCCCCATGGTTCAGACTATCAGTATAAGTGTATAACCtttgcatgcatgcatatgcGAAATTTTCCACGTCAATCTTGTAACTAATGCCTTATTTTATTGAATACTATGACAATTTACCTTGCTATGTTTGATAATTGTAACAACTGAGAATGATGATCTTAAAGTAGCCAGGTTAGAATTCGAGGTCCATTACTGTTTTTTTCTTAAATATATCCATGAAGTAATGAATTGACAGTTTTTTCTATAATGCTTTTTCAGTTACCTTGTCCAAGCCTAATTTGTAAAATATCTTCTTGACGAATTTAGAAAGTATTATAATGATATAAGCTGCAGTATTGTTTATTTTGTTTCCAAGCTACAGATATCAATTTAACTGGAAACTAATAATTGTTGACAATAAACTGACTGTGAACAAAGAGATTTAGGTTAAGTGAACTACAGTGATAGGAAAAAAGTATGCTATCGCAGAAACTGTGCTTTCTTACCCAATAGCATACACAACAAGATTTCTTCAGATGTTGATGGATGGAAAAGAAACACCCCCCTCCTTTTTTGAGAGGGCTGCATCCAATCCTGCAGGTTATCTAGGTAAGGGGTTCTTGAACTACAAACATAAAAAAATGTGGCAAGTAGTATTCATTTTTTAGCGAAAGGTGGCGTTATCCAGAGTTTAGAAAAGAAGCAATGCAACATTGTACTTGAATAATAAATATAATAAGCTCTCACCATTGTAGATATTCCCTGTACTCTGGTTTGCTTGGACTTGGTGCATCAGGATCCACCATAACCTTAGAAGAGGTAACTTTGTTTAGCATTTGTATATTGATATGCCCAGTTACATGTGTTATAAAGGAGCTGAGACTTAATTCTACATCACAAACGAGACAAAAGAGAGTACTTTTGGACCTTACTGGATGGTGCTAAAAAAACAAAA is part of the Panicum hallii strain FIL2 chromosome 2, PHallii_v3.1, whole genome shotgun sequence genome and encodes:
- the LOC112882180 gene encoding protein FLOWERING LOCUS T-like isoform X3, encoding MSRGRDPLALSQVIGDVLDPFVKSATMRINYGDKEITNGTGLRASAVLNAPHVEIEGHDQAKLYTLVMVDPDAPSPSKPEYREYLQWLVTDIPEARDIRFASTTDSLCTRMAAKFQHQRLLSNLQSRSTSCCIILQLPEGERCWWQKVPGIKLKYRYRKHLQQGRSIHNSETDIHIKQLNTYEMLVDS
- the LOC112882180 gene encoding protein FLOWERING LOCUS T-like isoform X1, with the translated sequence MSRGRDPLALSQVIGDVLDPFVKSATMRINYGDKEITNGTGLRASAVLNAPHVEIEGHDQAKLYTLVMVDPDAPSPSKPEYREYLQWIGCSPLKKGGGCFFSIHQHLKKSCCVCYWVGDRYTRGERHPFWLSSWTVVICPTVPQGNEIVPYESPRPPAGIHRIVFVLFKQQARQTVYAPGWRQNFNIRDFSAIYNLGAPVAALYFNCQKESGVGGRRFLGSS
- the LOC112882180 gene encoding protein FLOWERING LOCUS T-like isoform X4; amino-acid sequence: MSRGRDPLALSQVIGDVLDPFVKSATMRINYGDKEITNGTGLRASAVLNAPHVEIEGHDQAKLYTLVMVDPDAPSPSKPEYREYLQWLVTDIPEARDIRFGNEIVPYESPRPPAGIHRIVFVLFKQQARQTVYAPGWRQNFNIRDFSAIYNLGAPVAALYFNCQKESGVGGRRFLGSS
- the LOC112882180 gene encoding protein FLOWERING LOCUS T-like isoform X5, which codes for MSRGRDPLALSQVIGDVLDPFVKSATMRINYGDKEITNGTGLRASAVLNAPHVEIEGHDQAKLYTLVMVDPDAPSPSKPEYREYLQWLVTDIPEARDIRFGNEIVPYESPRPPAGIHRIVFVLFKQQARQTVYAPGWRQNFNIRDFSAIYNLGAPVAALYFNCQKESGVGGRR
- the LOC112882180 gene encoding uncharacterized protein LOC112882180 isoform X2 — protein: MSRGRDPLALSQVIGDVLDPFVKSATMRINYGDKEITNGTGLRASAVLNAPHVEIEGHDQAKLYTLVMVDPDAPSPSKPEYREYLQWIGCSPLKKGGGCFFSIHQHLKKSCCVCYWVGDRYTRGERHPFWLSSWTVVICPTVPQVEYLRSCYLLWAPLDHLSRYGKTSTGNQVDGHRYHYLLHCLTIYNARPMASSVWAHRNMGYSCILNLQ